In Rhodanobacter humi, the following are encoded in one genomic region:
- a CDS encoding methylated-DNA--[protein]-cysteine S-methyltransferase: MSAPETIWYDELPTPIGRLRLAADAQGLREVWFESGRHQKMPAAHWKHDAGKLAFARVQLEEYFAGTRQTFALPLHPLGTPFQLAVWQELARIPYGVTISYGELARRIDQPQAVRAVGAANGRNPLPIVLPCHRVIGADGSLTGFGGGLPVKRFLLSFEHRITHGDLFAAPPAPTQ; this comes from the coding sequence ATGAGCGCACCGGAAACGATCTGGTACGACGAGCTGCCCACGCCGATCGGCCGGCTGCGCCTGGCCGCCGATGCGCAAGGCCTGCGCGAAGTGTGGTTCGAGAGCGGGCGCCACCAGAAGATGCCGGCAGCGCATTGGAAACACGATGCCGGCAAGCTCGCGTTCGCCCGCGTGCAGCTGGAGGAATACTTCGCCGGCACGCGGCAAACGTTCGCGCTGCCGCTGCATCCGCTGGGCACGCCGTTCCAGCTCGCGGTATGGCAGGAACTGGCGCGCATCCCCTACGGCGTCACGATCAGCTACGGCGAGCTGGCGCGGCGCATCGACCAGCCGCAGGCGGTACGCGCGGTGGGCGCCGCGAACGGGCGCAACCCGTTGCCGATCGTGCTGCCCTGCCACCGCGTGATCGGCGCGGACGGCAGCCTCACCGGCTTCGGCGGCGGCCTGCCGGTGAAGCGCTTCCTGCTGTCGTTCGAGCACCGCATTACGCACGGCGACCTGTTCGCCGCGCCACCCGCACCGACTCAGTGA
- a CDS encoding alkaline phosphatase family protein produces MKFLFRLLLASLAAFSAGCATQPPAASAPAASASAARPAPLLLISIDGYRADYLARGLTPTLAMLAKNGVHADAMQPAFPSLTFPNHYTLVTGLYPDHHGIVNNTMLDPALGKFSLGNREAVSDGRWWAEGTPIWETADAHGLRTATMFWPGSEADIRGRHPDYWKPYDGKVTPDQRVDQVLAWLDLPAQQRPGFLTLYFDEVDHAGHDHGPDSPEVDQALRDTDAALARLVDGLKQRGLFDRINLIVLADHGMASVPLENSVLIEQLIPLDAVNTVSLGVLAGFNPKPGHDFAAIERRLEQPQQHMRCWDKTRIPARLHYGSNPRVPQLVCLADTGWRITTAEHLAKRKGHISLGDHGYDNADPLMRALFVAHGPAFRAGLRVPEFPNVDVYPLMTRLLGLPAAANDGDYEAVKGMLKAGIRD; encoded by the coding sequence ATGAAATTCCTGTTTCGCCTGCTGCTGGCCTCGCTGGCGGCATTCAGCGCCGGTTGCGCCACGCAGCCACCCGCGGCCTCCGCGCCAGCCGCCAGCGCAAGCGCCGCGCGTCCCGCGCCGCTGCTGCTGATCTCGATCGACGGCTATCGCGCGGACTACCTCGCCCGCGGCCTCACGCCCACGCTGGCGATGCTGGCGAAGAACGGCGTGCATGCCGACGCGATGCAGCCTGCGTTCCCCTCGCTGACCTTCCCGAACCACTACACCCTGGTCACCGGCCTGTACCCGGACCACCACGGCATCGTCAACAACACGATGCTCGACCCCGCGCTGGGCAAGTTCTCGCTGGGCAACCGCGAGGCGGTGAGCGACGGCCGCTGGTGGGCCGAAGGCACGCCGATCTGGGAGACCGCCGACGCGCACGGCCTGCGCACCGCCACCATGTTCTGGCCCGGCAGCGAGGCCGACATCCGCGGCAGGCACCCCGACTACTGGAAGCCCTACGACGGCAAGGTGACGCCCGACCAGCGCGTGGACCAGGTGCTGGCCTGGCTGGACCTGCCGGCCCAGCAGCGGCCGGGTTTCCTCACCTTGTACTTCGACGAGGTCGACCATGCCGGCCACGACCACGGCCCGGATTCGCCCGAGGTGGACCAGGCGCTGCGCGACACCGACGCCGCGCTGGCGCGGCTGGTGGATGGCCTCAAGCAGCGCGGCCTGTTCGACCGGATCAACCTGATCGTGCTCGCCGACCACGGCATGGCCAGCGTGCCGCTGGAAAACAGCGTGCTGATCGAGCAGCTGATCCCGCTGGACGCGGTGAACACCGTCAGCCTCGGCGTGCTCGCCGGCTTCAACCCGAAGCCGGGCCACGACTTCGCCGCGATCGAGCGCCGGCTGGAGCAACCGCAGCAACACATGCGCTGCTGGGACAAGACGCGCATCCCGGCCCGCCTCCACTACGGCAGCAACCCGCGCGTGCCGCAGCTGGTGTGCCTCGCCGACACCGGCTGGCGCATCACCACCGCCGAGCACCTGGCGAAGCGCAAAGGCCACATCAGCCTCGGCGACCATGGCTACGACAACGCCGACCCGCTGATGCGCGCGCTGTTCGTGGCGCACGGCCCGGCGTTCCGCGCCGGCCTGCGCGTGCCCGAGTTCCCGAACGTGGACGTCTATCCGCTGATGACCCGCCTGCTCGGCCTCCCCGCCGCCGCGAACGACGGCGATTACGAGGCGGTGAAGGGGATGCTCAAGGCAGGGATTCGAGATTAG
- a CDS encoding MFS transporter translates to MAPADLPADAASYIHHGTPAFRRTNLALFAAGLATFGLLYCVQPLMPEFSRDYGVSEAGAAMSLSLTTGVLAFAMLFAGGLSDAWGRKPVMVASLLSSAVLVLASAAMPSWGSLLVVRTLLGLTLSGLPAVAMTYLSEEMHVDSIGLGMGLYISGSAVGGMGGRLVTGVLTDFFDWRVGVAVVGVIGLACALAFWRALPPSRHFVRQPLSTRALAARFGGMFHDHGLPWLFIEGFLLLGAFVTVYNYLGYRLLAPPYNLSQAVVGLIFGIYLIGTFSSAWMGHLAGKLGRRKVLWTALALMLVGVLLTLAASLWLIMLGIVAITFGFFGGHSIVSSWVGRRAGAAKAQASSMYLFCYYMGSSVAGASGGLFYAAHGWNGVAAFVGALVLAGLAIALGLVRLQPLVNVPTPPTPMSKGAMG, encoded by the coding sequence ATGGCACCGGCAGATCTCCCGGCCGATGCGGCGTCCTACATCCACCATGGCACGCCGGCGTTTCGCCGCACCAACCTCGCGCTGTTCGCCGCGGGCCTCGCCACGTTCGGCCTGCTGTATTGCGTGCAGCCGCTGATGCCGGAGTTCAGCCGCGACTACGGCGTCAGCGAGGCGGGCGCGGCGATGTCGCTGTCGCTCACCACCGGCGTGCTGGCGTTCGCGATGCTGTTCGCGGGCGGGCTGTCCGACGCGTGGGGACGCAAGCCGGTGATGGTGGCCTCGCTGCTCTCCTCGGCGGTGCTGGTGCTGGCCAGCGCGGCGATGCCGAGCTGGGGTTCGCTGCTGGTGGTGCGCACCCTGCTGGGGCTCACGCTGAGCGGTCTGCCCGCGGTGGCGATGACCTACCTCAGCGAGGAGATGCACGTCGATTCGATCGGCCTCGGCATGGGCCTCTACATCAGCGGCAGCGCGGTGGGCGGCATGGGCGGGCGGCTCGTCACCGGCGTGCTCACCGACTTCTTCGACTGGCGCGTGGGTGTCGCCGTGGTGGGCGTGATCGGCCTCGCCTGCGCGCTGGCGTTCTGGCGCGCGCTGCCGCCGTCGCGGCATTTCGTGCGCCAGCCGCTCTCCACGCGCGCGCTGGCCGCGCGCTTCGGCGGCATGTTTCACGACCACGGTCTGCCGTGGCTGTTCATCGAGGGTTTCCTGCTGCTCGGCGCCTTCGTCACCGTCTACAACTATCTCGGCTACCGCCTGCTGGCGCCGCCGTACAACCTCAGTCAGGCCGTGGTGGGCCTGATCTTCGGCATCTACCTGATCGGCACCTTCAGCTCGGCATGGATGGGCCATCTCGCGGGGAAGCTGGGTCGGCGCAAGGTGCTGTGGACCGCGCTCGCGCTGATGCTGGTCGGCGTGCTGCTGACGCTCGCCGCGTCGCTGTGGCTGATCATGCTGGGCATCGTGGCGATCACGTTCGGCTTCTTCGGCGGCCATTCCATCGTCAGCAGCTGGGTGGGCCGGCGCGCCGGCGCGGCGAAGGCGCAAGCCTCGTCGATGTACCTGTTCTGCTACTACATGGGCTCCAGCGTGGCCGGCGCCAGCGGCGGGCTGTTCTATGCCGCGCACGGCTGGAATGGCGTGGCCGCATTCGTCGGGGCGCTGGTGCTGGCCGGCCTCGCGATCGCGCTGGGGCTGGTGCGGCTGCAGCCGCTGGTGAACGTGCCTACGCCGCCCACGCCGATGAGCAAGGGCGCGATGGGGTAG
- a CDS encoding TolB family protein, with protein sequence MPASFRSPAWLALIAGLAFAGGASAATPPVLAAPQIFAPGVISGPANDESPTFSPDGNTLLFTRSGAGGGTIMESHRVDGRWSTPRIASFSGAWPELAPQFSPDGSCVVYVSIRRTDSTPAQQQVNLWRVDRRGSGWGQPVRLPAAVNIGNAVWKASIAQDGSIYFLSIDAGKGQGKRLYVSHVAHGAYQPAQPLAFSHYGDDDVDPEIAPDGSFMVFASDHRLPGDSKDHLFIVFRAGDGWGEPQAIRYAGDDARGFSTDYLPHLGPDHRTLYFTSDRTEAVAHYPHTPAQAREYLQRVEQWDNGNFNAWSVSLTPLLEAHKATL encoded by the coding sequence ATGCCCGCTTCGTTCCGTTCGCCTGCCTGGCTGGCGCTGATCGCCGGCCTGGCCTTCGCCGGTGGCGCCTCGGCCGCCACGCCGCCCGTGCTGGCGGCGCCGCAGATCTTCGCGCCGGGGGTGATCTCCGGCCCCGCCAACGACGAGTCGCCCACCTTCAGCCCCGACGGCAACACGCTGCTGTTCACCCGCAGCGGCGCGGGCGGCGGCACCATCATGGAGTCGCATCGCGTGGACGGGCGCTGGTCGACGCCGCGCATCGCGTCGTTCTCGGGCGCGTGGCCGGAGCTTGCGCCGCAGTTTTCGCCGGACGGCTCCTGCGTGGTCTACGTCTCGATCCGCCGCACGGACAGCACGCCGGCGCAGCAGCAGGTGAACCTGTGGCGGGTCGACCGCCGCGGTTCCGGCTGGGGCCAGCCCGTGCGCCTGCCGGCTGCGGTGAACATCGGCAACGCGGTGTGGAAGGCCAGCATCGCGCAGGACGGCAGCATCTATTTCCTTTCCATCGACGCGGGCAAGGGCCAGGGCAAGCGGCTGTACGTGTCGCATGTCGCGCACGGCGCCTACCAGCCGGCACAGCCGCTGGCGTTCAGTCATTACGGCGACGACGACGTGGACCCGGAGATCGCGCCGGACGGTTCCTTCATGGTGTTCGCCAGCGATCATCGTCTGCCGGGCGACAGCAAGGATCACTTGTTCATCGTGTTCCGCGCGGGCGACGGCTGGGGCGAGCCGCAGGCGATCCGCTACGCCGGCGACGATGCGCGCGGTTTCAGCACGGACTACCTGCCGCACCTGGGGCCGGACCATCGCACGCTGTATTTCACCAGCGACCGCACCGAGGCGGTGGCGCACTATCCGCACACGCCGGCGCAGGCGCGTGAATACCTGCAGCGCGTGGAGCAGTGGGACAACGGCAACTTCAACGCGTGGTCGGTCTCGCTGACGCCGCTGCTGGAGGCGCACAAGGCGACCCTGTAG
- a CDS encoding glycoside hydrolase domain-containing protein, which yields MRHPRAQRHPAALGLLACGLLAGSTGAAVAQTQTLADGVQLRWNAEQYGNHRYTVAVDKAAAAVQVTIPWHRRDRHPGNVATIVVGPGGQVVANVLRERIDQAEGVLAFEAKQAGIYAVYYQPYIGSGRSNYPTVTYRTPTDTAAAAWLKKNGLGDPRHVAKLPQARVIGYEAVDDFDAYTDMERTATPDELQHLLAANPGQPWLLFPETREHPIRMFTQIPGRWAEHGEGGTLTDHALRGEYLSFQVGLWTARGAAQDVHVSFGDLHGPDGATIPAARLTCFNLGGIDYAGKPFANRLDVVQGRVQALWMGLDVPANAKPGTYHGTLTVGADGASPRQVPLAITVDSGAAVAHGDDDPSKLTRLRWLNSTLAQNDDLVKPFTAVTVHGTKLGILGRTVTLAPSGLPAQIDSFFDERMTGLAKTPRALLSAPMQLLVQDVGGAHALHAAGSPNVQTDGPGKVHWQVAGQAGPLKGEVSASLEMDGTLSYTIALTATQAVKLDDIRLEIPLTNDVAQYELGLGRTGSATPDSFAWKWNVQNNQDGAWIGAVNAGLEFHLRDEHYQRPLNTNFYHDQPLVMPTSWDNAGAGGITLKRDGARYLVKAFSGARTMAAGQTLHYNLVLRVTPFKTIKPAQHFAERYFHKYADLAAIKADGANVVNIHHATPINPWINYPFLEPRKMKAYIDQAHALGMQVKIYDTVRELSDRAPELPMLESLTGCRIGSDGQAAPGPCSEVISRGKGGGFSWLQEHLDGDYIAAWHVPENRDAAVIDAGQSRWHNYYVEGLDWLARNMGIDGLYLDDVAYDRTTMKRVRKVLDAHRPHPLIDLHSASQYNPRDGYINSALLYMGLFPYIDRLWFGEEFDYEHTSPAYWLTEMSGIPYGLMGEMLQNDGNPWRGMLFGMTSRLGWSKGSDPRPLWKLWDAFGIEQAEMIGWWVHDTPVKTDNKDVLATSYARKGDKTLVALASWAPATVKVKLAIDWKALGLDPKHARLVAPAVENFQPAATFKPDEAIPVEPGKGWLLELEPTH from the coding sequence ATGCGCCATCCACGAGCCCAGCGCCATCCGGCAGCACTCGGCCTGCTGGCCTGCGGCCTGCTTGCCGGCAGCACCGGCGCCGCCGTGGCGCAGACGCAGACGCTGGCCGATGGCGTGCAGTTGCGCTGGAACGCCGAGCAGTACGGCAACCACCGCTACACCGTCGCCGTGGACAAGGCCGCGGCGGCGGTGCAGGTGACGATTCCCTGGCATCGGCGCGATCGCCATCCCGGGAATGTCGCCACCATCGTGGTGGGCCCGGGCGGGCAGGTGGTGGCCAACGTGCTGCGCGAGCGCATCGACCAGGCCGAGGGCGTGCTGGCGTTCGAGGCGAAGCAGGCCGGCATCTATGCGGTCTACTACCAGCCCTACATCGGCAGCGGTCGCTCGAACTATCCCACGGTGACCTACCGCACGCCGACGGATACCGCCGCCGCCGCATGGCTGAAGAAGAACGGACTCGGCGACCCGCGCCACGTGGCGAAGCTGCCGCAGGCGCGCGTGATCGGCTACGAGGCGGTGGACGATTTCGACGCCTATACCGACATGGAGCGCACCGCGACGCCGGACGAACTGCAGCATCTGCTGGCGGCGAATCCGGGCCAGCCGTGGCTGCTGTTCCCGGAAACGCGCGAACACCCGATCCGCATGTTCACGCAGATCCCCGGTCGCTGGGCCGAGCACGGCGAGGGCGGCACGCTGACTGACCACGCGCTGCGCGGCGAATACCTCAGTTTCCAGGTGGGCCTGTGGACGGCGCGCGGCGCAGCGCAGGACGTGCACGTGAGCTTCGGCGACCTGCACGGGCCGGATGGCGCGACGATCCCGGCGGCCCGGCTCACCTGCTTCAACCTCGGCGGCATCGACTACGCGGGCAAGCCGTTCGCCAATCGCCTCGACGTGGTGCAGGGTCGCGTGCAAGCGCTGTGGATGGGGCTGGATGTCCCGGCGAACGCGAAGCCCGGCACCTACCACGGCACGCTGACGGTCGGCGCGGACGGTGCATCGCCGCGGCAGGTTCCGCTGGCGATCACCGTGGACTCGGGCGCGGCGGTGGCGCACGGCGACGACGATCCGTCCAAGCTCACGCGCCTGCGCTGGCTCAACTCCACGCTGGCGCAGAACGACGATCTGGTGAAGCCGTTCACCGCGGTGACGGTGCATGGCACGAAGCTCGGCATCCTCGGCCGCACGGTCACGCTGGCGCCCAGCGGCCTGCCGGCGCAGATCGACAGCTTCTTCGATGAGCGCATGACCGGTCTTGCCAAGACGCCGCGTGCGCTGCTGTCCGCGCCGATGCAGTTGCTGGTGCAGGATGTCGGCGGTGCACATGCCTTGCACGCCGCGGGTTCGCCGAACGTGCAGACCGACGGCCCCGGCAAGGTGCACTGGCAGGTGGCGGGGCAGGCCGGTCCACTGAAGGGTGAGGTGAGCGCCAGCCTGGAGATGGACGGCACGCTCAGCTACACGATCGCGCTCACCGCAACGCAGGCGGTAAAACTTGACGACATCCGGCTGGAGATACCGCTCACGAACGACGTGGCGCAGTACGAGCTGGGCCTTGGCCGCACCGGTTCCGCCACGCCGGACAGCTTCGCCTGGAAATGGAACGTGCAGAACAACCAGGACGGCGCGTGGATCGGCGCGGTGAACGCGGGCCTGGAATTCCACCTGCGCGACGAGCATTACCAACGGCCGCTCAACACGAACTTCTACCACGATCAGCCGCTGGTGATGCCGACCTCGTGGGACAACGCGGGCGCCGGCGGCATCACGCTGAAGCGCGACGGCGCGCGCTATCTGGTCAAGGCCTTCAGTGGTGCACGCACGATGGCGGCGGGGCAGACGCTGCACTACAACCTCGTGTTGCGCGTGACGCCGTTCAAGACGATCAAGCCGGCGCAGCATTTCGCCGAGCGCTATTTCCACAAGTACGCGGATCTCGCCGCGATCAAGGCCGACGGCGCGAACGTGGTGAACATCCACCACGCCACGCCGATCAACCCGTGGATCAACTATCCCTTCCTGGAACCCAGGAAGATGAAGGCCTACATCGACCAGGCGCACGCGCTGGGCATGCAGGTGAAGATCTACGACACCGTGCGCGAGCTGTCCGACCGCGCGCCCGAGCTGCCGATGCTGGAAAGCCTCACCGGTTGCCGCATCGGCAGCGACGGCCAGGCGGCACCGGGGCCGTGCAGCGAAGTCATCAGCCGCGGCAAGGGCGGCGGCTTCTCCTGGTTGCAGGAACATCTGGATGGCGACTACATCGCGGCCTGGCACGTGCCGGAGAACCGCGACGCGGCGGTGATCGACGCCGGCCAGAGCCGCTGGCACAACTACTACGTCGAAGGGCTGGACTGGCTGGCCCGCAACATGGGCATCGACGGCCTGTACCTGGACGACGTGGCCTACGACCGCACCACCATGAAGCGCGTGCGCAAGGTGCTGGACGCGCATCGCCCGCATCCGTTGATCGACCTGCATTCGGCCAGCCAGTACAACCCGCGCGACGGCTACATCAACAGCGCGCTGCTCTACATGGGCCTGTTCCCGTACATCGATCGGCTGTGGTTCGGCGAGGAATTCGACTACGAGCACACCTCGCCCGCGTACTGGCTCACCGAGATGTCCGGCATTCCCTATGGACTCATGGGCGAGATGCTGCAGAACGACGGCAACCCCTGGCGCGGCATGCTGTTCGGCATGACCAGCCGGCTGGGCTGGTCCAAGGGCAGCGACCCGCGCCCGTTGTGGAAATTGTGGGATGCGTTCGGCATCGAGCAGGCCGAGATGATCGGCTGGTGGGTGCACGACACGCCGGTGAAGACCGACAACAAGGATGTGCTCGCCACCAGCTACGCCCGCAAGGGCGACAAGACCCTGGTGGCGCTGGCCTCGTGGGCGCCGGCCACAGTGAAGGTGAAGCTCGCGATCGACTGGAAGGCGCTGGGGCTGGACCCGAAGCACGCGCGCCTGGTCGCGCCCGCGGTCGAGAACTTCCAGCCCGCCGCCACGTTCAAGCCGGACGAGGCGATCCCGGTGGAGCCGGGCAAGGGCTGGCTGCTGGAACTCGAGCCGACGCACTGA
- a CDS encoding multidrug resistance efflux transporter family protein, with product MRRNALAAVGLALCAALFFTMTYVLNRSLVTGGGHWAWAVILRYLITLPLLALALPWRGGLGELPRELRAHPRAWLTWSSVGFVLFGVPLTWAAGSGPAWLVAGSFQTTVLAGPLLAPLIYRDARRRLAWPTLAIGALIVAGVFALQWGHARGRLSASDWLAAGAVMLAAFAYPLGNRMLLLHLETSAQRVNALQRVFGMTLCSWPLWLLLAVVALCTVGLPSWREVLLAGGVALSSGVIATVLFFAATDRVRTQPTALAAVEAMQAAELLFTTALGAALLGEAWPHGWAALGALAIVVGIALFGWVSGREAAGDEAATRALRSDRSA from the coding sequence ATGCGCCGCAACGCTCTCGCCGCCGTGGGACTGGCGCTGTGCGCGGCGCTGTTCTTCACGATGACCTACGTGCTCAACCGCAGTCTGGTGACCGGCGGCGGGCATTGGGCATGGGCGGTGATCCTGCGTTATCTCATCACCTTGCCGTTGCTGGCGCTGGCCTTGCCGTGGCGCGGCGGGTTGGGCGAACTGCCGCGCGAACTGCGTGCGCATCCGCGCGCGTGGCTGACCTGGAGCAGCGTGGGCTTCGTGTTGTTCGGCGTGCCGCTGACCTGGGCTGCGGGCAGTGGGCCGGCATGGCTGGTGGCGGGCAGTTTCCAGACCACGGTGCTGGCCGGCCCGCTGCTGGCGCCGTTGATCTACCGCGACGCGCGCCGGCGGCTGGCCTGGCCCACGCTGGCGATCGGCGCGTTGATCGTGGCCGGTGTGTTCGCGCTGCAATGGGGGCATGCTCGTGGCCGCCTGAGCGCGAGCGACTGGCTCGCGGCGGGCGCGGTGATGCTGGCCGCGTTCGCGTATCCGCTGGGCAACCGCATGCTGTTGCTGCACCTGGAAACCAGCGCGCAACGGGTGAACGCGCTGCAACGCGTGTTCGGCATGACGCTGTGCAGCTGGCCGCTGTGGCTGCTGCTCGCCGTGGTCGCCCTGTGCACCGTGGGCCTGCCGAGTTGGCGCGAAGTGCTGCTCGCCGGTGGCGTGGCGCTGTCCTCGGGCGTGATCGCCACCGTGCTGTTCTTCGCCGCCACCGATCGGGTGCGCACCCAGCCCACCGCGCTGGCCGCGGTGGAGGCGATGCAGGCGGCCGAGCTGCTGTTCACCACGGCGCTGGGCGCGGCCCTGCTCGGCGAGGCGTGGCCGCACGGTTGGGCGGCGCTGGGTGCGCTGGCGATCGTGGTCGGCATCGCACTGTTCGGCTGGGTCAGCGGGCGCGAGGCAGCTGGCGACGAGGCGGCCACGCGGGCGCTGCGCAGCGATCGCAGTGCCTGA
- a CDS encoding ion channel, which produces MKLAAPEAGESSDSPPKLTPSLRVIGGAQRRRQLFAREPEWQFSLMLVLEVIFVFGAMPMLSASKADRGILMLLQLILAGTAIALLAKSTWLRLALTISFGLSLIVRVGHGLMPQTLTIFTIFAYNLLVTNAMSRAVFGAGPVTYHRIAGAVFIYLNIALLFALAYDELTRALPDALSGLSDAMRGYPSEMIHFSFTTLTGIGDGSVLPHSPLARSLADLETVVGHLFPAILLARLVGLHVSEAR; this is translated from the coding sequence ATGAAGCTGGCTGCGCCCGAAGCGGGGGAATCGTCCGATTCGCCGCCGAAGCTCACGCCGTCACTGCGCGTCATCGGCGGGGCGCAGCGGCGCCGCCAGCTTTTCGCGCGTGAACCGGAATGGCAATTCAGCCTGATGCTGGTGCTGGAGGTGATCTTCGTGTTCGGCGCCATGCCGATGTTGAGCGCCAGCAAGGCTGATCGCGGCATCCTGATGCTGCTCCAGCTCATCCTGGCCGGCACTGCCATTGCGTTGCTCGCCAAATCGACCTGGCTGCGCCTGGCGCTGACGATCAGCTTCGGATTGTCCCTGATCGTGCGGGTCGGCCATGGCCTGATGCCGCAGACGCTGACCATTTTCACGATTTTCGCGTACAACCTCCTGGTGACCAATGCGATGTCGCGGGCCGTGTTCGGCGCGGGACCAGTGACCTATCACCGGATCGCCGGGGCTGTCTTCATCTATCTCAACATCGCCTTGCTGTTTGCCCTGGCCTATGACGAGCTCACGCGTGCGCTGCCGGATGCGTTGTCCGGCCTGTCCGATGCGATGCGCGGCTATCCTTCGGAAATGATCCACTTCAGCTTCACCACGTTGACCGGGATCGGCGATGGTTCCGTCCTGCCGCACTCGCCGTTGGCTCGAAGCCTGGCCGATCTCGAAACGGTTGTCGGGCACTTGTTTCCAGCGATCTTGCTGGCTCGCCTGGTCGGGTTGCATGTTTCGGAGGCGCGCTGA
- a CDS encoding HAMP domain-containing sensor histidine kinase, producing MNPFKSSLYWRLLLWFCAVNLLVLVLGGFLTRRFIEYRTEVEIDWSALAQSADQAWQQGGAPALSAWAARQRHEGVEATLFQDGRPLAPIRLPQSVWHALPGMLAADRVLVLRPWRGLYAYVAVQPVSGADGQLRQLVAMSRSHTRLRPQTREQILFGVQLALSLLFIGLVGWWVARSVAKPVQALRDATRRMAAGELSARVDHPGGATRDELAQLAGDFDAMAERIEALVTHDRRVLQDLSHELRSPLARLQLILDLAQRSDDPARAAAYFAQAEQEIARLDRMTGDMLALSRMEGGLPGMERERLDFAELAQEGLQQAVLEAGARHIRLQWQPVDGPVEVVGSPVLLERALGNLIANAIKYSPEGGDVELSVRVIDRQAECLVRDHGPGVPEAELDSLFRPFFRGSNAARADGHGLGLAIAQRVAKAHGGEILARNGEGGGLEVRLRLPLADG from the coding sequence ATGAATCCGTTCAAGAGCTCGCTGTACTGGCGCCTGCTGCTGTGGTTCTGCGCGGTGAACCTGCTGGTGCTGGTGCTGGGCGGCTTCCTCACCCGGCGCTTCATCGAGTACCGCACCGAGGTGGAGATCGACTGGAGCGCGCTGGCGCAGTCGGCCGACCAGGCCTGGCAGCAGGGCGGCGCGCCGGCGCTGTCCGCATGGGCCGCGCGACAGCGCCACGAGGGCGTCGAGGCCACGCTGTTCCAGGATGGTCGGCCGCTGGCGCCGATTCGCCTGCCGCAGTCGGTCTGGCATGCGCTGCCTGGGATGCTGGCGGCCGACCGCGTGCTGGTGTTGCGGCCGTGGCGGGGGCTGTACGCCTACGTGGCGGTGCAGCCGGTCAGCGGCGCCGACGGCCAGTTGCGCCAGCTGGTGGCGATGAGCCGCTCGCACACACGGCTGCGCCCGCAGACGCGCGAGCAGATCCTGTTCGGCGTGCAGCTCGCGCTGTCGCTGCTGTTCATCGGCCTGGTCGGCTGGTGGGTGGCGCGCAGCGTGGCCAAGCCGGTGCAGGCGCTGCGCGATGCCACGCGGCGCATGGCCGCCGGCGAATTGTCGGCGCGCGTGGATCATCCCGGTGGCGCCACGCGCGACGAGCTGGCCCAGCTCGCCGGCGATTTCGACGCCATGGCCGAACGCATCGAGGCGCTGGTGACGCACGACCGCCGCGTGCTGCAGGATCTCTCGCACGAGCTGCGCTCGCCGCTGGCGCGGCTGCAGCTGATCCTGGACCTCGCCCAGCGCAGCGACGATCCCGCACGGGCAGCGGCGTACTTCGCGCAGGCCGAACAGGAGATCGCCCGGCTCGACCGCATGACCGGCGACATGCTCGCGCTGTCGCGCATGGAAGGCGGCCTGCCGGGCATGGAGCGCGAGCGGCTGGACTTCGCCGAACTCGCGCAGGAGGGCTTGCAGCAAGCAGTGCTGGAAGCGGGCGCACGCCACATCCGCCTGCAATGGCAACCTGTCGACGGGCCGGTCGAAGTGGTGGGCAGCCCCGTGCTGCTGGAGCGCGCGCTCGGCAACCTGATCGCCAACGCCATCAAGTACAGCCCGGAAGGCGGCGACGTGGAACTGTCGGTGCGCGTCATCGACAGACAGGCCGAATGCCTGGTGCGCGACCACGGCCCCGGTGTGCCCGAAGCCGAACTGGACTCGCTGTTCCGACCGTTCTTCCGCGGCAGCAACGCTGCGCGCGCCGATGGCCACGGCCTGGGTCTGGCCATCGCGCAGCGCGTGGCGAAGGCGCACGGCGGAGAGATCCTCGCACGCAACGGCGAGGGCGGCGGGCTGGAGGTGCGGTTGAGGTTGCCGCTGGCTGACGGCTGA